In Zea mays cultivar B73 chromosome 7, Zm-B73-REFERENCE-NAM-5.0, whole genome shotgun sequence, the following proteins share a genomic window:
- the LOC103633526 gene encoding pentatricopeptide repeat-containing protein At2g29760, chloroplastic isoform X2, with product MHSAASTNTTAFAAAALSTLLSRCRSLASVKQLHAHILARSNSPFPYNHFLSKLLSLSCSASASAANYALLLLSSHPAPTAFTYNVTIRLFASSRPDTSLRLFLSMLRAEVRVRPDAYTLPFLLLAAARCPAPALARSAHALLEKIGLGDHDHTVHSLITMYSCLDDHLAARRVFDGISHRDVVSWNSMVKAYERAGMVAEVEGMLRSMVTEGAVAPNGVTLAVVLTACRDAGNLVLGRWVEEWVRSAGMEVDSLIGSALVGMYEKCGEMAEARRVFDGIRHKDVVAWNAMITG from the exons ATGCATTCCGCCGCCTCCACCAATACCACCGCCTTTGCCGCCGCCGCGCTCTCTACGCTCCTGTCGCGCTGCCGTTCCCTCGCCTCCGTCAAGCAGCTCCATGCCCACATCCTCGCACGTTCAAACAGCCCATTCCCCTACAATCATTTCCTCTCCAAACTCCTCTCCCTCTCCTGCTCCGCCTCTGCCTCCGCCGCCAACTatgccctcctcctcctctcctccCACCCGGCGCCCACCGCCTTCACCTACAATGTCACAATCCGCTTATTCGCCTCATCGCGCCCGGACACCTCCCTTCGCCTCTTCCTCAGCATGCTCCGCGCCGAGGTCCGCGTCCGACCCGACGCATACACCCTCCCTTTCCTCCTCCTCGCCGCGGCGCGCTGCCCGGCACCGGCCCTCGCCCGGTCCGCCCATGCTCTCCTCGAGAAGATCGGTCTCGGTGACCACGACCACACCGTCCACTCCCTCATCACCATGTACTCCTGCCTTGATGATCACCTCGCCGCGCGCAGGGTGTTCGACGGAATTTCCCACCGGGATGTCGTCTCTTGGAACTCGATGGTGAAGGCATACGAACGGGCAGGGATGGTGGCCGAGGTTGAAGGGATGTTGCGGTCGATGGTCACCGAGGGCGCAGTGGCACCCAATGGGGTGACTCTGGCGGTTGTGCTCACAGCTTGCAGGGACGCTGGCAATTTGGTGCTTGGGAGGTGGGTGGAGGAGTGGGTGAGGTCTGCGGGGATGGAGGTGGACTCGCTCATTGGGTCAGCACTTGTGGGGATGTATGAGAAGTGTGGAGAGATGGCAGAGGCACGGCGTGTGTTTGATGGCATCAGACACAAGGATGTCGTGGCATGGAATGCCATGATCACCGG CTGA
- the LOC103633527 gene encoding haloacid dehalogenase-like hydrolase domain-containing protein 3: MAVARLRAVAAAVLQPALAAGGRGERRPLGTAAEVAAGAGPGAARWELLGAREYYDYRRAMYGDITHKAILVDAAGTLLAPTEPMAQVYRTIGQKYGVNYSEDEILMRYRLAYAQPWGRSRLRYVDDGRPFWQHIVSSSTGCSDLQYFEELYQYYTTEKAWRLCDPDAGRVFEALRRAGVKTAIVSNFDTRLRPLLQALKCDGWFDAVAVSAEVAAEKPNPTIFLKACELLGVKPEEAVHIGDDRRNDLWGARDAGCDAWLWGSDVYSFKEIAERIGVEV, encoded by the exons ATGGCGGTGGCGCGGCTACGCGCGGTCGCCGCCGCCGTGCTGCAGCCGGCGCTCGCCGCGGGCGGCCGCGGCGAGAGGCGGCCGCTCGGGACGGCGGCGGAGGTGGCCGCGGGCGCGGGCCCGGGGGCTGCGAGGTGGGAGCTCTTGGGCGCGCGGGAGTACTACGACTACCGCCGCGCCATGTACGGCGACATCACGCACAAGGCCATCCTCGTCGACGCCGCCGGCACGCTGCTCGCCCCCACCGAGCCCATGGCGCAG GTGTACAGGACGATAGGCCAGAAGTACGGAGTGAATTACTCAGAGGATGAGATTCTGATGCGGTACCGGCTAGCTTATGCGCAGCCATGGGGTCGATCGCGTCTGAG GTATGTCGATGACGGAAGGCCCTTTTGGCAACATATAGTGAGCTCATCTACCGGCTGCTCAGATCTACAGTATTTCGAGGAACTGTACCAGTACTACACAACTGAGAAG GCCTGGCGTCTCTGCGACCCAGACGCTGGACGTGTTTTCGAGGCGCTGAGGAGGGCTGGCGTCAAAACAGCCATCGTGTCCAACTTCGACACTCGTCTTCGGCCGCTTTTACAGGCGCTGAAATGCGACGGCTGGTTCGACGCAGTTGCTGTGTCTGCTGAG GTTGCAGCAGAAAAGCCGAACCCCACAATATTCTTGAAGGCCTGCGAGCTGCTAGGAGTGAAACCTGAAGAAGCGGTGCACATTGGTGATGACCGTAGGAACGACTTATGGGGAGCGAGGGATGCAGGCTGCGATGCCTGGCTTTGGGGCAGTGACGTTTACTCCTTCAAGGAG ATCGCGGAGAGGATCGGAGTTGAGGTGTAG
- the LOC103633526 gene encoding pentatricopeptide repeat-containing protein At2g34400 isoform X1 — protein MHSAASTNTTAFAAAALSTLLSRCRSLASVKQLHAHILARSNSPFPYNHFLSKLLSLSCSASASAANYALLLLSSHPAPTAFTYNVTIRLFASSRPDTSLRLFLSMLRAEVRVRPDAYTLPFLLLAAARCPAPALARSAHALLEKIGLGDHDHTVHSLITMYSCLDDHLAARRVFDGISHRDVVSWNSMVKAYERAGMVAEVEGMLRSMVTEGAVAPNGVTLAVVLTACRDAGNLVLGRWVEEWVRSAGMEVDSLIGSALVGMYEKCGEMAEARRVFDGIRHKDVVAWNAMITGYAQNGMSNEAIALFHSMREAGLCPDKITLVGVLSSCAAVGALKLGVELDTYAMRRGLYNNVYVGTALVDMYAKCGDLEKATHVFGKMPFKNEASWNALICGLAFNGRGYDAIQQFELMRDEKGLQPDDITFIGVLSACVHAGLLEYGRQLFNSLTPVFKIIPRIEHYSCIVDLLARAGHLEEAWDFIEEMPGKVDAVMLGALLAACRKCKNTEVGERVINRIMKLEPSNSWNYVVSSKIYATSDKMDESARMIGLMRERGVNKTPGCSWVEVNGKVLEFYASTEPQHGAEDMYQLMGVLVNEMRLKGYVPNLDLV, from the exons ATGCATTCCGCCGCCTCCACCAATACCACCGCCTTTGCCGCCGCCGCGCTCTCTACGCTCCTGTCGCGCTGCCGTTCCCTCGCCTCCGTCAAGCAGCTCCATGCCCACATCCTCGCACGTTCAAACAGCCCATTCCCCTACAATCATTTCCTCTCCAAACTCCTCTCCCTCTCCTGCTCCGCCTCTGCCTCCGCCGCCAACTatgccctcctcctcctctcctccCACCCGGCGCCCACCGCCTTCACCTACAATGTCACAATCCGCTTATTCGCCTCATCGCGCCCGGACACCTCCCTTCGCCTCTTCCTCAGCATGCTCCGCGCCGAGGTCCGCGTCCGACCCGACGCATACACCCTCCCTTTCCTCCTCCTCGCCGCGGCGCGCTGCCCGGCACCGGCCCTCGCCCGGTCCGCCCATGCTCTCCTCGAGAAGATCGGTCTCGGTGACCACGACCACACCGTCCACTCCCTCATCACCATGTACTCCTGCCTTGATGATCACCTCGCCGCGCGCAGGGTGTTCGACGGAATTTCCCACCGGGATGTCGTCTCTTGGAACTCGATGGTGAAGGCATACGAACGGGCAGGGATGGTGGCCGAGGTTGAAGGGATGTTGCGGTCGATGGTCACCGAGGGCGCAGTGGCACCCAATGGGGTGACTCTGGCGGTTGTGCTCACAGCTTGCAGGGACGCTGGCAATTTGGTGCTTGGGAGGTGGGTGGAGGAGTGGGTGAGGTCTGCGGGGATGGAGGTGGACTCGCTCATTGGGTCAGCACTTGTGGGGATGTATGAGAAGTGTGGAGAGATGGCAGAGGCACGGCGTGTGTTTGATGGCATCAGACACAAGGATGTCGTGGCATGGAATGCCATGATCACCGG GTATGCGCAAAATGGCATGTCAAATGAAGCGATAGCCTTGTTTCACAGCATGAGGGAAGCTGGGCTGTGTCCGGACAAGATAACCTTGGTCGGTGTCCTCTCATCCTGCGCAGCAGTTGGTGCACTGAAGCTTGGAGTTGAATTGGATACGTATGCCATGCGCAGAGGCCTCTACAACAATGTCTATGTAGGAACAGCCTTAGTGGACATGTATGCTAAGTGTGGAGATCTTGAGAAAGCCACGCATGTTTTTGGGAAGATGCCATTCAAAAATGAAGCCTCATGGAATGCATTAATCTGTGGACTTGCCTTCAACGGTCGAGGCTATGATGCCATTCAGCAGTTTGAACTAATGAGAGATGAGAAAGGACTCCAACCAGATGATATCACATTCATAGGTGTGCTTTCGGCTTGTGTACATGCTGGGCTACTCGAGTATGGCCGCCAGTTGTTCAATTCTCTGACACCTGTTTTTAAGATCATTCCTAGAATTGAGCACTACTCCTGCATTGTTGATTTGTTGGCACGTGCTGGTCATTTAGAAGAAGCATGGGATTTTATTGAGGAAATGCCTGGCAAGGTAGATGCCGTCATGTTAGGCGCTTTGCTTGCTGCTTGCCGGAAATGCAAGAACACTGAGGTTGGTGAGAGGGTCATCAATAGGATTATGAAGCTGGAGCCATCAAACTCGTGGAACTACGTGGTGTCATCCAAGATTTATGCAACCTCAGATAAAATGGATGAATCTGCAAGGATGATAGGGCTAATGAGGGAGAGGGGTGTCAACAAGACTCCAGGGTGCAGCTGGGTTGAGGTTAATGGAAAAGTTCTTGAATTCTATGCAAGCACTGAACCACAGCATGGTGCGGAAGATATGTATCAACTCATGGGCGTACTGGTAAATGAGATGAGACTAAAGGGATATGTTCCAAACCTTGATCTGGTGTAG